A genomic segment from Conger conger chromosome 2, fConCon1.1, whole genome shotgun sequence encodes:
- the LOC133122883 gene encoding congerin-2, with protein sequence MSERPEVRNIPFRLGMYLTVGGVVNSNATRFSINLCPSDDSIGMHIDHRFSYGADQNVLVLNSLVHNVGWQQEERSKKFPFSKGQSFQTTITFDTNTFYIELSNGETVEFPNRSKDEVFNVIYLAGDARLTYVRLE encoded by the exons ATGAGT GAGAGACCAGAGGTGAGAAACATTCCCTTCAGGTTAGGAATGTACTTGACTGTCGGAGGTGTCGTCAACTCCAATGCAACTCG TTTCTCAATCAATTTGTGCCCATCCGACGATTCAATTGGAATGCACATCGACCATCGGTTCAGCTATGGTGCGGACCAAAATGTCCTCGTCTTAAACTCCCTGGTTCACAATGTTGGTTGGCAGCAGGAGGAGCGGTCCAAGAAGTTCCCCTTCAGTAAAGGGCAGTCTTTTCAG ACAACCATCACATTTGACACCAACACGTTTTATATTGAGCTAAGTAATGGTGAGACAGTGGAGTTCCCCAACCGCAGTAAAGATGAAGTCTTCAACGTAATTTACCTGGCAGGAGATGCTAGACTCACGTATGTGAGACTAGAATAA